A stretch of Clostridium sp. BJN0001 DNA encodes these proteins:
- a CDS encoding response regulator transcription factor, whose product MDVLLVEDDAALSMGIEYSLKSEGFNVYKASSVKSAEKLYAERKYNIILLDVMLQDGNGYDICKKIRKKDDTPIIFLTACDEEFNVVMGLDMGADDYLTKPIRIKELIARINAVIRRKGKSNEMDSKKIESRDFTIYPMKFEVYKNSQKIELTSIEYKLLMLLIKNQSIVLTRDKILEKLWDYEENFIETNTLNVYIRRLRIKLKENPDNRYIETVRGIGYKWIGDDK is encoded by the coding sequence ATGGATGTACTACTTGTTGAAGATGATGCTGCACTTTCTATGGGCATTGAGTATTCTTTAAAAAGTGAAGGTTTTAATGTGTATAAAGCTTCTTCTGTAAAATCTGCAGAGAAGCTTTATGCAGAAAGAAAATATAATATAATACTTTTAGATGTAATGCTTCAAGATGGAAATGGATATGATATATGCAAAAAAATAAGAAAGAAAGATGATACACCTATAATATTTTTAACAGCATGTGATGAAGAATTTAATGTAGTTATGGGACTTGATATGGGAGCTGATGATTATCTTACAAAACCTATAAGGATAAAAGAGCTAATTGCAAGGATTAATGCTGTTATAAGAAGAAAAGGTAAAAGTAATGAAATGGATTCTAAAAAAATTGAATCAAGAGATTTTACTATATATCCAATGAAATTTGAAGTCTATAAAAATAGCCAAAAAATAGAACTTACATCAATTGAATATAAGCTTTTAATGCTTCTTATAAAAAATCAGTCAATAGTTCTTACGAGAGATAAAATACTTGAAAAATTGTGGGATTATGAAGAAAATTTTATAGAGACAAATACGTTAAATGTTTATATAAGAAGACTTAGAATAAAACTTAAGGAAAACCCAGATAATAGATATATAGAGACTGTACGTGGGATAGGATATAAATGGATTGGTGATGATAAATGA
- a CDS encoding HAMP domain-containing sensor histidine kinase: MTYIFQTLKNNEMKRLTKKYIIISIIGISIIILFSSVISKEFSKILIKQNTIIFSEIIDENIDYKKIVENFINNNDIDEDNIQKSKDILKSYGYDLNISNAADPLKFQIQKMVLILFIPVFLFIILILYIINMYEFVKIYKNINKVSESISQIANGKIVKLQNEYDEGDISFLLSSVNLVADRVNNSISSLKNEKINLKDFLADISHQLKTPLSALIMFIDILRNNKNIEEEDRKKFLSECDEQLNRMQWLIMNLLKVGRLEANAIQFNIEKEQLKETIDISVAALKNMADSKNIKIDVKCDENCLLYHDKGWLAEAISNLIKNAIEHTKEGGKVEIIVSKGPIFVKIFIKDNGKGMSIDTQKNIFKRFYKGEDSTNPTSIGIGLSLSKSIIEKLNGRISVRSEIGKGTTFIIIFQL; the protein is encoded by the coding sequence ATGACATATATTTTTCAAACATTAAAAAATAATGAAATGAAAAGACTTACTAAAAAATATATTATAATATCTATTATTGGAATTTCAATAATTATATTATTTTCATCAGTAATATCAAAGGAATTTTCAAAGATATTAATAAAACAGAATACAATTATTTTTTCTGAAATTATAGATGAAAATATAGATTATAAGAAAATAGTTGAAAATTTTATAAATAACAATGATATAGATGAGGATAATATACAAAAGAGTAAGGATATACTTAAATCGTATGGATATGATTTAAACATTTCAAATGCAGCAGATCCTTTAAAATTTCAAATACAGAAAATGGTTTTAATCTTATTTATTCCAGTATTTCTTTTTATTATTTTGATACTTTATATTATAAATATGTATGAGTTTGTAAAAATTTATAAGAATATAAATAAGGTTTCTGAAAGCATTTCACAAATAGCAAATGGAAAGATAGTGAAACTTCAAAATGAATACGATGAAGGTGACATATCGTTTCTTTTATCATCTGTAAATCTTGTAGCAGATAGAGTAAATAATTCAATATCAAGTTTAAAAAATGAAAAAATTAATTTGAAAGATTTTCTAGCAGATATATCTCATCAGCTTAAAACACCTCTATCTGCACTTATAATGTTTATAGATATTTTAAGAAATAATAAAAATATAGAAGAAGAAGATAGAAAAAAATTTCTATCTGAATGTGATGAGCAGTTAAATAGAATGCAGTGGCTTATAATGAATCTTTTAAAAGTTGGAAGGCTTGAAGCTAATGCTATACAGTTTAATATAGAGAAGGAGCAATTAAAAGAGACTATAGATATTTCTGTAGCAGCACTTAAAAATATGGCTGATAGTAAAAATATAAAAATAGATGTAAAATGTGATGAAAATTGTCTTTTATATCATGATAAAGGATGGCTTGCAGAGGCTATATCAAATCTTATAAAAAATGCAATAGAACATACAAAAGAAGGCGGCAAAGTTGAAATAATTGTTTCAAAAGGCCCAATTTTTGTAAAGATATTTATAAAAGATAATGGAAAAGGAATGAGCATAGACACACAAAAAAACATATTTAAAAGATTTTATAAAGGTGAAGATAGTACAAATCCTACTAGTATAGGAATAGGACTTTCACTATCTAAAAGTATTATTGAAAAATTAAATGGTAGAATATCTGTAAGAAGTGAAATAGGAAAAGGAACAACATTTATAATTATTTTTCAATTATAA
- a CDS encoding spore coat protein: MLNLNQKESMFLQDEKKHEELCVKKYDSYSQKACDPKLKSLFTTLKSNEENHLNTINQMLSGTVPSVSSGSSSQNSSSSMQSQANQSNQQASQTNQAQSQANSMQSMQSQSSSSNAYSSGNTASSQDIDKTLCNDALSTEKYVSSTYNTAIFEFRDPNARQVLNHIQKEEQEHGEQIYNYMSANGLYS, from the coding sequence ATGTTAAATTTAAATCAAAAAGAATCTATGTTTTTACAAGATGAAAAAAAGCATGAAGAATTATGTGTAAAAAAATACGACTCATATTCTCAAAAAGCTTGTGATCCCAAATTAAAAAGTTTATTTACAACTCTTAAGAGTAATGAAGAAAATCACTTAAACACAATAAATCAAATGTTAAGTGGAACTGTTCCAAGTGTATCATCTGGATCTTCAAGCCAAAATTCTAGCAGTTCTATGCAAAGTCAGGCTAATCAAAGTAATCAACAAGCTAGCCAGACTAACCAAGCTCAATCTCAAGCAAATTCTATGCAGAGTATGCAATCTCAAAGCTCAAGTTCAAATGCATATTCTTCAGGAAATACTGCTTCTTCACAAGATATTGACAAAACTTTATGTAATGATGCTCTTTCAACTGAAAAGTACGTTTCTTCAACATACAATACAGCGATCTTTGAATTTAGAGATCCTAACGCAAGACAGGTACTTAACCACATTCAAAAAGAAGAGCAGGAACATGGTGAACAAATTTACAATTATATGAGTGCAAATGGATTATATAGCTAA